The segment TCCTGGAGGCATTCTTGGGGATTGGCATAGAAATAGTCCTCTTCCTTGGGTCTGTCAGGAATCACCATCCTCTTTGAAGCTGATCCCATCCGCTTTGCGTGCGCAACCTTGATCAATGCAGAGAACTCATCCCATCGCAGAGAACCATTTGTGTACCGGTCCACTAGCTCAACAATGAGTTTTCGGTCTAACAAGACTGTCTTCTTGTAACCCATGAATCTAGAAACAGAAAATGAAAGATACAAGTAATTACTACAGACGATAAACTGCACACCTTTGCAGCATATAGTAGAAAGCATGATGAAAGTATGAAATATACCTATAGCTAACAGTGCGGAATTACCAGTAATTAACATGCTACTTAGAAATTGCAAAATATAAGATATCTAATATATAGTCACTAATAATAAACTTCCATGAACATATTTCCAGATTTCAGCTTCAGAAAATAGGGAAATATTAAGTTCTACTGTTTCTATGCTGTCTCAAAACTCAATTGCACAAATTTTGAAGCATCACTGTGAGTAGTGAGGAATTGATGGTGGTTGAAGACAAGATCATCAATGTGATTTAAAACATTAACAGTTCATGTTTTTTGGGACATCATTAATGCAACACTCAGAATAAACAATTATGAAATACGATTAGCATGCTGCCTGGTATGTCGAAACTGCATATGCTGATATGCTTATAAACTGTATGACAAAGTGGAATAGTGCAAACCTCCGGTGACCCTCAACAACTTTAGCCATATTGCCATCATATGTTGGAACAAATATATCACTTTCTAAAGATACTAAGTAATCCAGTGCTGCCATTTGTGACGAATGGTTCTGGAAGAACATCAGATCAGAAGGCTCCAAAAGTGTCTCCTTCCTCACCTACAGAAAATAGTTGTAGCAAGACATCAGCAATGAGAAAGGAGAGATCGACTACTGTATAACAACTACGATACAATAGATGCATAATATATTTGTTCACACACCACATTCGGGTAAGCTGAAGTTAGAGCAGCCATCCTGCGCTTTCCACCGTATATTTCCCCAGCAGCAATGTATATTTGCATACTTCTATCGATGTCAAGTGCTCTGAGGACAAGAGCAGTCTCCTCAGGTGTCAATGGGCAAAGGCCATCTTTTCTTTTCAAGTCTGAGTCAATCACTTTTTCTTTCCACCATGGATAAGCATACCTGAAGCCAAGAGTAGTTTGGAGCGTGTCCAGTCAACAGAACAACTACAGATAAGAAATAGACGAAATTTCACTTCATGTTAAAGGTACGATTCCAAAACTTCACCTCATTCTTGTGAGTTCTTCTGCCTCTTCCGTACTGCAACCTTGAGTACAGCCAGAAAAGGCCAGCATATCCATTTCATAACGTAAATGAAGCACCAAGAAAGGTCCATTTTGGCGAAGAATTCTAATTACTCGCTTGCCCAACTCTTCAATTTGTGGGGTAAATCTGAGAGAGGCATAATTTACTCGGCATCGCAGTTTCTGAATCTCCATTGGTAAACCATTGTTTGCTAGCCTGGCATCAGTTCGATTCAGATGGAGAACCTTGTACTTACGAATCAAAGGAAGAATCTGATTCAAAATTAACCAAGTGTCAGTTTATACAATAAATTCTGCAATGTAGACTAGTCTTAGATAAAATATGATGCTGCTTACCTGATTTTGATAGTAGGAGATATCAGACCAACTAATTGGTGGCATGGAATGGAACATTCCAAGTTCAACTCTTCTCTTTACCCTTGGGGGTAATTCTCTCAGAATGCGAACTTCACCTCGTAATGAGGTTATAAAGTGCTCGACATCAAATATATCTTGGAACTCACTGCAGGATAAAATGGACTGCTGAAGTTAGCTTCCCTGACATGAACACAAGTCTTAATAATAGATTAAAAGGCAATTTGAAGTCGCCAAACAGCACCTTGGATCATTCCAAAATGAAGTCTTATCCAACTCTGGCACAACTAAAGTTACATTCAAATATCTTGCAATTACAACCATATCACATATCTGATAAAAAAGTAGGCAAGGCCAGAAGCCAGTGTTAAGAGCCAGACATTGTAAAAGAAACTGCCAAATCAATACAAATAAGGGTTTCCCGATTGCTTACTGCAGCTCTCATTTGGTTAAGCCCACCGTTGCAAGACACCATCAAGTAACCATTGTTCCTATATATTCCTGGAAGGCATTGGCAACGAAGCATCAGCAAAAGGAAACACTAGAACATGCACAACATATTTTACTAATTGGATCTATAGCTATGATGCTGGTGCACATTGAGTATTTGAATAGCAACAAGAAAATTATGACCACACTTTTGCAGTCATTTATTAGGAAAGACATTCAGTTAATGGAAACAAACAAGGTCTTTGTTGACAGGTGCAATTAGCTTGGCTCCTATAGTCCTCTGTCTGAGCTGAAATGTGTTCTAAGAGCTAAGTTACCTCCTAATTGACAAAATCAAGTGTTGTTTCACCAAATGCAACTAGGGTTACTAGAAAAAGGCCAATGATGCAGCTACCCAAGAGCTGCTGAGAAGCCTATGAAAATGTGGCCCCACCTAAACAGTATGCATGAAAATACAGAGAAACGCAAATATCATGGTGAGAATACAATAGCCAGAAGGTCCAGAACGGCAAAACTGTTGTGCTACCGACCAAAAGAATATAATGCAATGCAATGTGAACGGCATGCATGACCTGACGTGAATATTTATACCAATTACATATACTGATCCAAAAAATGATGTGAGCATGATTGCATTATCAAATGCTGCGGAAAGCACcacaaacatacatacatacaggtGACATTAGCACAGAATGAACGAAATTCTCGTGACGGGCTTTGCCAATCGGAGCACACGAAAACGACCGAAATCTTCACCAATCACAGGTCACTTTCATGCGAGACCCGGAAATGTACGCGGGAGCTTTGGAGGGATCTAGCACGGCACGATGCAATGCAGGCGGGCTGTCAATGTCCAGCTGGGAACCGCATCGTGATTGTCCAGAGCGCAGACAGCAGGTCGGAACAGGACAAAGGAAAGCGAGCAAGCAACCCGAGAAATGATAACGATGATGAGCAGGCGAACTCACTTttgggcggcagcggcagcgcggCGGCCCTGTCGACGACGAGAGGATGCCgcgggcgcgcggcggcggcggccgcctccTCGTCGTGCGGCGTGAGGCAGGATGGCCAGCCCTTGAGCACCCTTGGGCCCCAGGTATCCCCGACGGCGGTGAGCTGCACGACGCAGGTCCAGAGCAGCACCGTGGTGGTGGCGCGCACGAGCCAGAGCTTCATCCGCgaccgcgcggcggcggcggaggaggagggaggGAACCTGAGCTTGTCGCCGCCGGGCGCCGCCGGGGCCGCCGCCTTACCCCCTGACGCCACCTTCCACCCCATGGACCATGGACCAAAGCGGAAGCGGAGCGAGAGGCACCTATAGGGCGCCGGGAGCGTCCGAGGGCTGGGAGGCTCCTCCCGGGATGAAATCGGCTGCCTCCTCGGAGATATCACCGCCCAATGCAGCTACGAGCAAGGCCTCCTCCCGCTTGGCTTGCTCCACGCGCTCCAACAACAGCACCCGGCCTGCCAACTTGGCGAGCTCGCAGGAAGGCCGAGCACGTCCGTCACCGGCGCCCAGCCAGCCAGCCGGCCGGCTGCCCTCTCGCTCAGGCTAGTACCGTACCGCGCCTCTTGGGAATCGAATCCCACCTCCTCGTGCCTCTCCTCCTGCCGTGCCCAGTGTGCTCTCCGCTCCCTGGACGACCGGGAAGGAAGCAAAACCGGCGGTCGGCCGCAGCCGGAGGTCACGAGGAGGACGCAGCGTGTGGGCCGCCGGAGGCGAGTGTAGGGCGCCGGAGACGGAGAGGATGCGGCGTGGATCTCGGGGCCAGGCCAGGACAGCTCAAGCGCAGCGGAGCGAGGaggaggggagagagagagagagagagggagggagggaaggaAGGAAGGTGGAGCGATTTGTGGGGACGCCTAGTTATTTTTGGGCGTCGGTGCCTTGCGAATGCGAATGCCTCGGTCCGTGGTGGTGCGTGTGCGTGTGCGTGTGTGCGCGTAGCGGTGTTAATGCGCGCCCGCGCTGAGGGTGTGTCCgtggagcggaggaggaggaggaggggggtaATCGGCGGGCGGCACCGGCGGCGGTGCACACGAGGGGACGTGGAGGGCCGGGGATTGACGGGGCGTGGAAAGCCGTGGGGGGGGTGGACGGCTGGGATTGGCCGGCGGGGGTAGTTGGGGAGTGGGGAGGTGCAGTATGGGCGCCACATGACAGTAGTACGAATGGAGATGGAGGAGTGGGATGTGGGACGCTGCCACCCGTGACGACGACGGTGGCTGCCGGCGGCCGGCGCGGCATTTTTTTAACCGGCGAGACGACACGGACACGGGGCAGCCCCACTCCACTTGGGTCTTGCCCTGGGGGTATTAATTTTAAGAttgcccgtcacatcaaatcttgcggcacatgcatggagtattaaatttagacgaaaaccaaaactaattacacagtttatctgtaaatcacgagatgaatcttttgactctaattagtctataatttgacaatatttgccacaaacaaacgaaagtgctacggtgcccaaaacccaaaatttttgccaactagtttaaaaaaaattacaaaaattttcagattcctcgtcacatcaaatttttagacgcatgcatagagtattaaatatagacgaaaataaaaactaattacacagtttggtcggaattgaggagacaaatcttttgagcctagttagtttatgattggacaatatttatcaaatacaaacgaaaatactacaattcatattttgcaaaaaaaatttagaactaaacaaggttacCCGATCGATCCTAGGTCTTGCGTAGTTCTAAAtgaaattttgtaaaaaaatttagattcttgttaaatcgaatcttacggtaaatatacgaaacattaaatatataaaacAAATAACTAAGAGTCTGCTAAGCtaaaaagttatagctgaaaaTATTGTTCGTTGATTTATCATAGTAAAAAAATACAGCTGATAAGATAAATGAACGGactctaattatacagtttacatataatttatgagacgaatcttttgagtctagttaatttatgattagacaatatttattaaatataaataaaaatgcaaTAGTgtatattttgtaaaaaaattagaactaaacaaggttggCTGGCTGGTGCTGGGAGCAGGGACCCAAGTGGCGCTGTATTTGTATTGGTCACATGCTGCTGTTGGTATCTTGTAGTACTGTATATTCTCGGTTCTAGGGGTTGCCTGCTGGCGCAGGGCATCATGAAAATTCTACTGACCGCCTGCATTGCATAGGCCATATAGGGTCGTGTTGTTCTCTCACGGAAATTTTCCTCATGTTGACAccttgttaggccttgtttagttttttaaaaaaaattataatttttttttcagatttcttgtCATTTCCGTTGTTATgacacatgtataaagtattaaggccttgtttagttcctaaaaaattttacaaaatatttcagatttctcgtcacatcaaatctttagatacatgcatggagtattaaatatagacgaaaataaaaactaattgcacagtttggtcggaactgacgagacgaatcttttaatcctagttagtccatgattggacaatatttgtcaaatacaaacgaaagtgctacagtgtcgatttcccaaaaaaatttggacctaaacaaggcctaaatataaattaaaaaataactaattatacattttatctataatttgtgagacaaatcttttgaatccAGTTTgtttatgattgaataatatttatcaaatacaaacgaaagtactacagtatccattttgccaaaaaatttggactaaactatggactaactatggCCTTAGTTCACTGGATGAAAATTTTCAGGGTACTAtaatacttttgtttgtatttgataattattgtccaactatatactaactagactcaaaagattcgactAGTagattacaggtaaattgtataattagttttgtatctatatttaatgctccatacatatggCGCAAGATTCAATGCGACAAAGAATGTTAaaggtttttggattttggcggCAACTAAATAAAGCTTGAACTGTTGATAGAGATTTGTTTTCTGATACTTCTCCAATGTTCTTTTCTATAGCTCTGTTTCTTTGTTTAGTTctctaattaaaaaaaatcactcatcatattgtatatttggacatatatatatggagtattaaatgtagacaaaaaaactaattacatgttTTGATTGGaaattgtgagatgaatcttttgatcataaTTAGCCtataattggacactaattatcaaataaaacgaaaatgctataatagcaaaatccaaaaaaaaattcagaactaCCCAAAAAATATTAAGATTCCTcgttacatcgaattttacggcacatggagtattaaatatagacaaaaacaaaaactaattacacagttttctttaatttgcgagacgaatcttttaagctagtTAGTCCaaaattgaacaataattaccaaatacgaacgaaagtgctacggtacctaaaatccaaaaattttgccaactgaacaaggcctcactCAACAAACCGGTGGGGGAAAAAACATGCCAAATTGGTTTCGTATTTTCAAACGTGGTGATATGAATTAGAAACTCCACTGTACGGCCATGATATCCTGGCAATGTACTATATGGACATGGGAACAATTTACTCATCTCAGTAACCTATACGTACTTAAGTAGCACAGTTGAGCCTTGTTtacatctaaaaagtttttgaattttgatattgtagcactttcgtttttatttgacaaacattgctaatcatagagtaaataggcttaaaaaattcgtctcacaatttataggcaaactgtgtaattagtttttgttttcatttatatttaatgctccatgcttgtgtcacaagattcgatgtgacgaagaatcttaaatttttttttggttttttgagtAACCTAAACAAGGCTTAGTTAGAGGTTTTCATGTGGTATGTGTAGGCAATGTAGTACTTGTCAATAGGTAACTTGAAGTTTGATTTAAGCCTAGTTTAGTTTCTTTACGAAAAGTTTTCGATGTAATACTTTCATTTTTATGTGACAATtatcaatcatgaactaactatttaaaaaaattacaggtaaattatataattagttatttattttatctatatttaatgatccatatatgtgccgtaaaatttgatatgacgaggaagaaagtttttggatttcatTTTGGGGAAGCGACGGGGCATGTCTTCTCTTCGTCAGTACATTGTGTGTACCATCGGATCACATACCGTAAAAAGTAGCATCTTATCTCTCAGggtttgtttagttccgaaaactttttggtttttagaactgtagcactttcgtttttatttgacaaatattgttcaattatgaagtaactagtcttaaaagatttatctcgtgatttacaggtaaactatgcaattagtttttattttcgtctatatttaatgctccatgcatgtgccgcaagattcgatgtgacgagaaattttgaaaattttttggtttttgaggtgaactaaacaaggcctcaatagcATTCCGATGAGAAGAGTAGCTTATTACAGATGCACATGAAATTCCACAGTTAATTCCGATATATTATTGCCAGCCCCAGCTGCTCTCACTCTCAGTCTGATGCATTGCCAACCAACGGCAACCCTCTTTTGCCTTTTTCTACTTGCACGCTTCACCCGCACGCGCCCGCGTCGGGCCGGCCGGCCGATGGCGCGGCGGTGCTTCACGGACAAGGCAGTCAGTCCACACCATACCACACCACATTCTAAAGAATCTAATAatcaaaagagaaaaaaaaatttaataaGGCCTTTTTTAGatacgaaaagattttggatttcgctaccatagtactttcgtttgtttgtggcaaatattgtccaatcatagactaactaggatcaaaagattcgtctcacgatttacagttatgcaattagtttttattttcgtttatatttaatactttatgcatgcatgtgccaaagattcgatgtgacagagaatcttgaaaattttttggtttttaggtgaaataaacaaggcctaaagaaaGCAACGTGACAGATCATTGCGTGCCAAAGATCGTGAGTAACCGAACAAACGAGTGGCCAGAGTATAGCCTCTTCTTCTGTTAAAAGTGTGGAGGTAGCACTAGCGCCTGATGATGGCCGCccggccccccccccccccccctcatgCATGATCTTGCTAATCATTTTCAGCGCGCTCAAATAGCGTCACACGCATGTTACCCGGCCTGATGGAGCAACGAATGTTCTTTTAGAATAATATTGTTGTCGGTTGATTGCTCTCTCTTTTAAACAATTTTCAAGATACGTATACgtactatatatatgtaatactGGGATCTCTATTTATTAGATACATGTACTTGTGCTCTTCTAGAACTAGAAGGAATATTGTTCGTACTCGCCTTCGCTACACTCCCTCTGGAATTGGATTGACCGATCGAGCTAGCAAGAATAATGGTTTATAGTATGTAGACATACCTTTTTTTGTTCACATACACATTTCAAGAGTATGTTCACATACGCACACTCACACAGTATGCTCACATACGCATATTTCAGGAGTATTCCCGCTAATTACAGTATGTACTCATACTATTAGAAGCATGTATGTATTTATACTCAGAGTATATGCATATACTTTTTTCACAGAAGAGTACGTGTACATACTATTTCAGGAAGTATGTCCATATACCTAAATGTATAGTATGTGGGAGTAGtatacgccttgtttagttcaccataaaaatcaaaaactttttaaaattcctcgttatatcgaatcttgcggcacatatatggagcattaaatatagtcaaaaacaaaaactaataacacaatttgcctgtaaaatcgcgagatgaatcttttgagtatagttagtccatagttggacaataaattttaaacaaaaatgaaagtgctacagaacccaaaatcaaaaaattttaggaactaaacaacgcctcAGCAAGAAAACAAAAAGTGGGGACTGGATGCTCACCAAGGCAAGAATCAGGTATGCACACGATGTGCGTGTGTAGCTAGTTGTAGTATAATCATCGCCCTTTGCTTCTCTGTTTTTCGTTTCCTTCTTGTTAGTGGTCCATATTTGTATACACCGTTCATTCTCGTGTGTAAAGAGAAATGACGAGTACGTACATACACGCGTACCAAACATGCGTGCATGTATGCCACCAAAAGAGCAGGTGATCTACCTTGTGATTTTTTCTACTATAACTTGCAGCATGTGTCCTGCCACtgactttttttcttttacatCTCCGGCCGTGAAACAAGCAAGTTTTTAACCAACCGTTTCAAATGCAGTCCGTACATGTTGTTAGGGGGTGTACGGGTCCCTCTTCAATCCAACTGCTTGTGTGTGGTTTACAAAGTGCTAACTACTTCCTCCTCTGTTTTAAAGTATAATAAGTCACTTTTGACTTTTTATAGATCAATTTTTGTTATGTATCTAAATACAATATATGTCTAAATACATACCAAAATCTATGTATAAAAAATATCAAAGCGACCTCTAATTCAGATTGAAGATAATATAATTAACACCATATACAAAGTTATACATGCATGGAGACACTGTGTATACATGCTCACGCGTTAGTTGCTCCAAGTGTCCATAGTACGCACAGTAGTAGCTAGTGCATCGTCCGTGGATCATGATATACGGCTATGATAGGTGCTACGGATCTTTCTTTTGTGCGTGCTGTTATATAagcatcatgatgcatgcatgatggTTGGTGTAATGGTGTGGACACTTACACTCCACCAACTGATGCTTGCTTTAGTTAGTTCCACTTCAGCGTGccatttcaaatcaaaaataaaaatttaaaacttTCACGTGAAATGGCATGCGGAAGGTATTTAAAACTTTTTAATCACTCCTGAAATTATTGAAATTGAATAATTTTTTTGTCAAAATTTAAGAGATAAGATTTTTAGATCTCAGAACATTTGACATGATTTATGACTATTTCCTATGCAATATAAACAATAGAAAATGTAAGTCTAGAGTATATGCATT is part of the Sorghum bicolor cultivar BTx623 chromosome 10, Sorghum_bicolor_NCBIv3, whole genome shotgun sequence genome and harbors:
- the LOC8076398 gene encoding uncharacterized protein At1g04910, producing the protein MGWKVASGGKAAAPAAPGGDKLRFPPSSSAAAARSRMKLWLVRATTTVLLWTCVVQLTAVGDTWGPRVLKGWPSCLTPHDEEAAAAAARPRHPLVVDRAAALPLPPKRIYRNNGYLMVSCNGGLNQMRAAICDMVVIARYLNVTLVVPELDKTSFWNDPSEFQDIFDVEHFITSLRGEVRILRELPPRVKRRVELGMFHSMPPISWSDISYYQNQILPLIRKYKVLHLNRTDARLANNGLPMEIQKLRCRVNYASLRFTPQIEELGKRVIRILRQNGPFLVLHLRYEMDMLAFSGCTQGCSTEEAEELTRMRYAYPWWKEKVIDSDLKRKDGLCPLTPEETALVLRALDIDRSMQIYIAAGEIYGGKRRMAALTSAYPNVVRKETLLEPSDLMFFQNHSSQMAALDYLVSLESDIFVPTYDGNMAKVVEGHRRFMGYKKTVLLDRKLIVELVDRYTNGSLRWDEFSALIKVAHAKRMGSASKRMVIPDRPKEEDYFYANPQECLQDRDFLQTS